Part of the Trichoplusia ni isolate ovarian cell line Hi5 chromosome 16, tn1, whole genome shotgun sequence genome, CACTTCGTGGACTACACAGtgtccacgaatgtttgtcctatgCGTGGCTGGAGACTTGTCTACATGTCCGTTACCTGCAGCTGCCTCAGCACTCCGCGTAGTTCCTCCCCCGTGGCGGAGGACTGCGAGGAGTTCTCGTCACACACGAAGCAGCTAATAAGCGCCGCACTCTGTTCTGACGTCAGGCCGTTGAACACGCCGTTGAAGATCAACTCTGTTAGTAAGAGCTCGTCTGCACTAGAATATTGATAAATGATTTAAGTGTTAACGATCGTCATCCATCACATTTGgcagtttgtttttatataatgaCTCCCGCGctaaacattttgaaacattGCAATGCTTGTTTTAGTAAACGATCGAAATCGCGAAAaccctttttttaaacttataaaattcaTTGTTCAATTTATTGCAGACTAAATTATTAGTCTACAATAAATGTCAGGAAAATTTTGCTGTTTTCCAGGGCGGTTAGCCGCTTTTGCGCAGCGTTTAAATTACTGCAGAGGAATGATTATAATCGAACGCTTACGGTGCGCAAACGCTAATGGAAGCCCgatataaacaaaaagtagGACTTACCTACTGAGCTCGCAAGCTATACGGCCCTTCATTTCAATGACGTCAGCAGCAGTACAATAACCAAGTCGCCTCAGTACTCGCTTCCTCTTCTTCAGCTCGTCCATTTGCAGAATACTCTTGGCATGCTTCAGTTCAGCCTTCAACATGTTCAACTCTTGCTGCAATTCTTGCTTAGTTTCGTACGCGGCTGTTAGCGCGCCGCGGTTCTTGTCATTGTGTAAATCGTGAGAGTATAATCTAAAAGGAAAGAGTACAATCATATAGTGAAGATATAGActggttgattttttttatcatttgtcCAAAAGAAGGGTTTAATTGATGTGTAGTACAggatatgatttttatttgggCCGACAAGCCTTGAAGGTTGCCATCCCAATTAAAAATGGATTTCGAATTTTTCGAATACTTGGTTATGATACCATGCAGTGATgtgattctatttttttaccACCAGTGCAAAATTAATCCTACCTTTCCTCTAGACGTTTAATTCTGTCAACACACTCAATGAATACAGATTCATTGATCTTCATGTCTTTAATAGGATTCAGTAGTGGTGGCCCATCAGGGAAGCGTTTCTTCACCTCTCCAATAGTCTTGAGCACAGATTTGCGGTTGTCTGCCGGCCTTAGGTCTTTAGGGTAGTAGACCCGTAACGAGCTTATCTGATATATGAGAGTGTGAAGCACTGGGACTACTTCCACATCGCCTGCCTGTCAATAAAgatatattgtaaattaatatcattccCCAAATACTTTACTGCTTAAAAACCCTTATTCCGAATTTTCGTACTTCTATTTTTACGGTTTTTACGATGTAACGTTTAACTTTTTCGTTATATTGACAGTGTAAGACTTTAGGTACTATATATTTGTCATTAACCTTCACACCTCTTTAATTCAATGCAATCTTATCGGTACATCAAAATGTTAATTCTTAAGGATGGTTGGTTGGTCACAAGCATGTGTTCTTAATCTTTACCTCGCAAGAAGTAgtcaattttgatgaaattcttTATAGGCGATTATAATTATCACAGGCTACGTGTGGTAATGAATATATAACTCTATATCTCACCTCGCCCGGTGGACACGGCTGTTTGGTATCAGTATCTTCACCGCTGGCCTTCTTAACGTGCAGCAGTATATCCACAATGATCACAGTCTCAGCAGTCAACGGGTTCTCTTCGTGCTTCTTGCCTTTACCAGTCTTGTGTCTGAAGTTCACTATTATGCCCCAATCAAATTCGTgtttttccgtttttacctGTACAAAGCAAATACtcgaatataataaatatatttaaatgtgagCTTTACGTCTTACATAATAAGGTGAATATTCTTTTACACAGATTTAGATTGGGGGTACATTGCTACTATTGGTAGAGCAAAAAGAATAAGTTTTTATTCCTGTtgctaaaacataaaaattccTAAACAACGTACTTATCCAATACCATATAAAACAGATGACAGAAATGCAAGGCAACTACAATATACCATTGGCATGGCAACTATACCTTAACAAGTCGTCCGGGTTGCAGGAAAGGCTTGAGATACTCCGGCTTGGTGATAAACGACCTGAACTGCGCCCCTAACAGATCAAGTTGTGATCTGATGCTGCAATACGAGGCTATGGAGTGTTCGTCTTCAATACTCAAGCGGTCGTACTCCTTTTGCTTTGCTTTCACCTCTGTTGAGAGATGAATGGAGAATTAACATTGGAAAACAGTGAAGAGATAATCAATAATGTATACAGAATTGCGAAGtggtaaatataaaacaaaataatgaggTTAATGTAGTTACTTCGACTACTACGAGCTTATATTGCAGTAGATAATGTTGTCAATGTAAAACGCGGAAGACGTCGCAAGAAACTGTATGTAGCCGCTTCTAGCTTTTACATCAGTAAAAGCTAGAAGCGGCTACATACAGTTTTGCCGATGCATTACTCCAATCGGCTACCTGCTTTAAAAAGTGATGGTATAGATCTAAATCACACATTTGGAGTATACAATGCAATGGAATATATTGAACTTACTGTCTATTAAATCAGGTATCGCCGCCTGATTCTGAAACTGGAAGAAACTTCTTTCCAACATGTATTCTGGATTGATTTCTTCAACTCTTAGTAAATTGAGGACCTAAAAATCAAAAAGCAAGAATACTAGACTAAaccatttaaagtatttaagatCACTAAAGAATTTGAATAATAGGTAgttaataaaagtgttttactCTGGTAACATTTTTCACAGATTTATTAgctacacataatatatatatatagaattGTAAACcatttcaatcatttttaagaCCGATAATTTTTCTTACCATATTATAAGTCAAATGGAAGGCTGAGTTTATAGGATCAGCTTTGCCCTGCACCATGCCTTTAACAATCGCAGGGGTGACCTTCTCATCAATCATGAGTATCACGATACCCTTATCGTCAAGACCTCGCCGCCCGGCGCGACCGGACATCTGAATGTATTCACCAGATGATATCTGCAAAatggaaaagtatttttaccGCATTCGTATGATGTCGTAATTACAAAACGACGGATATTTAACGTACACAATCAAATTCAAAGAGTATCTCCGGTGCTGTAAGGAACGACATAGGCTACTACCTTTTTTTCAGCcgttactgtcccactgcagggcaaaggcctcccttagatttttccactctgtccggtctatacTATAGTTATAATGCACTAAACTCAAAATTTCTACATATCACCGAAAATACGGATACTTTGTAATTCTGTCCGTACGTGTATTTTCAATTAGGAagtatattatttcaaatcattCAATTATTGCTGTAATAAAATCAACTTACAAATCTGAAGTCTTTGCCGTCGAATTTCTGGCAGTTGGTGAACACGACGGTTCTGGCCGGCATGTTGAGACCCATCGCGAAGGTCTCCGTTGCAAACAACGCctgatattaaacaaaatacagtaattaggtaaagtaattaaataacaagcGGCCGCGAGCGGCTCAGCCCGCGTGGGATATCACTATAGAGCATAATCCGGTCTCTTTTTCTCGTTGATTAAAATGAACTCTATTTTACTTGATCTCTCCAGGAACACAAGTTCTCCAAGTCTCTCCAAGACAAAGTTTAATATCaatcggttaagtatttttcgcgtAAAAGctgaacaaacaaacttacattcacatttataatattagtagggctTCTATTCACCGAGAATAAATATCGTACAACGAACCTTTATAAGTCCCAATCCGAATAAGATCTCGATTGTTTCTTTGAGTATAGGAAGTAGTCCGCCATGATGAATGCCGATGCCCCGTCTCAAGAGCGGTATCACGTTCTCCACTTGAGGCAGCTTACGATCTTCTTCAGATAACACGTCCATCGCGTTGCTGAATACTTCGTCCACTAGTTTCTTTTCTTCAActgtagtaaatatttttgaaataattattcaattacttaaggacttgaaattgaaatttaaactttCGCGTACAACTCATTTAATGTACTTACATTACGGACATTTGAAAATGAAGTGTACTCACTCGTATTAAAGTCCAGTTTCGCCATCTGCATTGCGTATGCTTCGCAGTCCTTCTTACTGAAACTGAATATGATAACAGGCGCAAAGTTTCTCTCCATGATCATTTTAACAATGTTGAATATGTTGGTAGTGTTGGCGCCGCGCGGGCCGCCGCGTCTGCCGCGCTGGTCGCCCTTGGCCGCGTCACCTGCGTTGCTTAGTACTGCCATGGCAGTGTTGAAGTTGTCTTCTTTGAATATACCCTAGAGAAATATCAGGACGTTAACACAGGTATTATATAGCGAAAGATACGAAGGTGAACCAGATATAAAAACTTGAGGCTCCTTTAAACAGAAAACGTATGCAATACCATTTGAGCGCTTGTTTCTAGCAGCGCTTTACCACCATACGAACAACGACGTGACAATGTTATATACCACTAATGGCGCATTtaaatatccattttatttgactatttttttgctattacttagaaatatactttaaagtttggcacaaaaatataaattaaataaaggtttGACTAAACACCTTCTCATCCACCACAAGATGTATTCCCTCACCCCCGGCGGGGAATATATAATGCTGTAGTGGAGTAGGTCTGTACTCTGTGTACACGACGTGGCAAGGCTGGGAGTGCAAGCGGCACACCCACTCGGCGAACTGGCGGGCGTTGGGGATCGTAGCCGAGAGGAACACGTAGTGAACGTTGTCAGGCAATAGGATCAGAGTTTCTGATGATAAATGTGATATTATTGTTGATGTCAAAATGACAGGGTATTGCTGACATGGCGATACAGGCCGTGGCGACGCATTGTCATGCTGAAGTAtatgtaatacatttttttattgcgttctatgaattaatttttaataatttatttattttatttgatgactTTTCGAGGATTCCCATCTACCATTTGTTTTTCACTGATGTAGTATTATGAAAggtcacatttttaatttaagaacaaTTTACCTTTCTGAGATAAATTgctgatatatatatataatactcttttaataaacttatactatttttataagtttattaaaatactattccCATAAGGTATTACAGTTGAAAACCAGAAGATGCTAGAGACGGATATTGACAGCCAGAAAGGACTAGCGGCAGGACCTAAACCAAATAACTCAATTTGAATTACCTTCCCAGACTACACCTCTCTCTTTGTCTCTCATGTAGTGAATTTCATCAAACACAACCCATCCCACTTCTCTCATGATTTCTGATCCTCTATACAACATATTCCTAAGAATCTGTAAATTATAGAAAAGCATTCATTAATACAAcaccaaacaattttattaatcataataggatattcatttttttttaagtgcgtaaaataaataaatgtaacaaaaatgtgATATGATAatggaaaaggaaaaaaatataaattcaaaaaaatttttgttcaatttcaTTTATGACTAGATACACTACAGAGTGAACTTGGTACAATAAGTcactaaaactgtttttattttaatcctattaCCATTTCAAGACtaagttattaatgttattcatAAGAGATACCTTATCACTACAGCtatagaaactttttaatttcttaccTCTGTAGTCATAATAAGACAAGAAGCTGAAGGATTGATGGTGACATCACCAGTAATAAGGCCCACATCGAGAAACTCCTCGGAGAACTCCCGGTACTTCTGATTGGAGAGGGCTTTTATTGGAGTTGTGTATATTACACGCTGCTTATTCTTTAATGATAGTGCTATAGCGTACCTAGATGGAGAAAATGATTGTGTAGGtaatatgaaaaagtaaaaacagaattatgttatgaaataaaaaaattatctgtagtgaaaacatttattttgcatCCTTCCAGTTGGAagaatgaatataaaatatgtaaagccatcaaaacttaagaaaatacaacacacttaaataattatattttttgttgaccACCTCCGTACAAGTTgttacatacacaaaaaaagatacaacttagtaatttaaaaataaaaaacttactcAGCCACAACAGTTTTTCCGGCAGATGTGTGGGCCGATACCAGCACAGACTGTAAATTATCTATACACAGTATAGCCTCCTTTTGAAAGGGATCTAGTATGAAGCTATATTGCTTTGCAGGCTCCGATGTGAGAGGCATTAGAGGTGTATACTCATGGTTAGGAGGTATTGCTACCTCATGTGTGCAGCCTTCATGAGTCTCTAGTGTATGAATCACAATTCTAGCATTCAGAAGTTCAAGActgaaacaatatttctaaacttAAACACCACTCCATATAAGATACTCAAGTATTTGAGTAACCAGTGTTGCAAAATAGCTTAACTTACTTTATATCACTAGTTATGTCTGAATCCTCTTCAGCAGGTTTAACTTTCTTGGTAGACTGCTCTATAATTTCCACATCCTCGTGTAATCGCTTTAAATTAGGTCCATCTGCATCTATACTCTTTTCTCTATATAACAAATATATgcaaaacacattaaaatagaaaacaaaggcggaaaaaacaataatgtaataCGTAGAGGTTATCGATCACTTACGACTTTTCGTCTTCCTTTTTACAAACCGGCAATTGAATTGCAGCTTCTTTAGGAGTCGTGTCGtcaaaacaatcaaacaaactattTACATCAGCCATGTTTCAGAGCATTTACAGTTTCACTTAAAACCTCATGATATTGAATGTTATGTTTAATAAAACCAATGCGTGAACGAACACCATGAACACAGAACGCCACACTCGCTTGACAAATAGTAGTTGTCAATGTGACAGTCCGAAGCCTGCAACTTGCAGTTGTACAGATAAATACAAggttttttgttgttgttgttagcccacgattattttataaatacttggTCTGTGAATTATTTCCACAGATCTTGTACATTTAAGGCATAACCGCACGTaatcgctcgtcgctcgtttacaGCGACAAACCAgatcacgtgaccccatttttTAAACTACCCGCGAACCAAAAAGGCGCTGCTTCATGGAGTtgctcgtcgctcgtttgcagcgacaatctGGTCGAGcgaccccattttaaatttcccgaaaaacaaaacaacctaTAATCTAATTGTGGCTATTATGTAGAAACAAGTgtgattaaaagttttaaagatacattttaaactCGATAAAACTGTACAATAAGGAAACAGAATTATGGTATAAACGTACCTTGTGTCcatactttactaatatttaattaagaaatgttttaaagtatttactttGCCCGATTCCATTTTTTACGGGAATTAATTTAGAGACCGTTTGCAGCACCACTTTTATGACATTTAAATCGACTTGTCTCGAccgcttaattttttctttaaaaaatcttttttttttttttttttttttttttttttttttttttttttttctggctcttCACGGTTAGTGTTGGCCAAtgacaacatttacaaaaggtAGGGAAACTTAGGAATATATAAAAGGACGATAAATTTGGAgcgacaaattgaaaaattaaattacaattttatggtATTCGAAGAAATGAATGATgctatacatttatatacatgAAAGTTATTAGAATGAAGTAAGGACAGGATGGAAGAAGGAAGAGGAATATTAATGGATACTAAG contains:
- the LOC113502214 gene encoding exosome RNA helicase MTR4, with product MADVNSLFDCFDDTTPKEAAIQLPVCKKEDEKSEKSIDADGPNLKRLHEDVEIIEQSTKKVKPAEEDSDITSDINLELLNARIVIHTLETHEGCTHEVAIPPNHEYTPLMPLTSEPAKQYSFILDPFQKEAILCIDNLQSVLVSAHTSAGKTVVAEYAIALSLKNKQRVIYTTPIKALSNQKYREFSEEFLDVGLITGDVTINPSASCLIMTTEILRNMLYRGSEIMREVGWVVFDEIHYMRDKERGVVWEETLILLPDNVHYVFLSATIPNARQFAEWVCRLHSQPCHVVYTEYRPTPLQHYIFPAGGEGIHLVVDEKGIFKEDNFNTAMAVLSNAGDAAKGDQRGRRGGPRGANTTNIFNIVKMIMERNFAPVIIFSFSKKDCEAYAMQMAKLDFNTIEEKKLVDEVFSNAMDVLSEEDRKLPQVENVIPLLRRGIGIHHGGLLPILKETIEILFGLGLIKALFATETFAMGLNMPARTVVFTNCQKFDGKDFRFISSGEYIQMSGRAGRRGLDDKGIVILMIDEKVTPAIVKGMVQGKADPINSAFHLTYNMVLNLLRVEEINPEYMLERSFFQFQNQAAIPDLIDKVKAKQKEYDRLSIEDEHSIASYCSIRSQLDLLGAQFRSFITKPEYLKPFLQPGRLVKVKTEKHEFDWGIIVNFRHKTGKGKKHEENPLTAETVIIVDILLHVKKASGEDTDTKQPCPPGEAGDVEVVPVLHTLIYQISSLRVYYPKDLRPADNRKSVLKTIGEVKKRFPDGPPLLNPIKDMKINESVFIECVDRIKRLEERLYSHDLHNDKNRGALTAAYETKQELQQELNMLKAELKHAKSILQMDELKKRKRVLRRLGYCTAADVIEMKGRIACELSSADELLLTELIFNGVFNGLTSEQSAALISCFVCDENSSQSSATGEELRGVLRQLQEYARRIAKVSLDAKMEIDEDEYVGKFKCTLMDVVLAWSKGASFLQICKMTDVFEGSIIRCMRRLEEVLRQLCQAAKNIGNTDLENKFSEAIKLLKRDIVFAASLYM